From a single Desulfuribacillus stibiiarsenatis genomic region:
- a CDS encoding peptidylprolyl isomerase, translating to MNNRKRILFIGLIVILAITLAVGCGKKTTSFTKDPKATEGMTYEQFKAQYDMDKVVATVDDQTVTYGELFQQIELEELLSPGIKDFIVKDDTGVIDEFAKDMVVRKRVYQDAVAAGAKADEDELEAQVFEFTHTNEDITGEQKQQLTEFARFYMTITAYFNNMVTEQDKRAYYEEREHEYIKASVRHILIGFEGRTEAEAKTLADQLTQRIRQGEDMAALATEFTEDPGSKETGGLYENQPVGSWVDEFRQAAIDFEINVVGEPVKTEYGYHVMRVEDRKKYEFAEVEAMLTDILAQEKFKEVEGQFYDRVELTK from the coding sequence TTGAATAATAGAAAGAGAATCCTATTCATAGGCTTAATTGTAATCCTAGCAATTACTTTAGCCGTGGGTTGTGGGAAAAAGACGACATCATTTACAAAAGATCCAAAAGCAACGGAAGGTATGACGTATGAGCAATTTAAGGCTCAATACGATATGGATAAAGTAGTTGCTACGGTCGATGACCAAACAGTTACGTATGGTGAATTATTTCAGCAAATTGAGTTAGAAGAATTATTGTCACCAGGCATTAAAGATTTCATCGTGAAAGACGATACAGGTGTAATCGACGAATTTGCTAAAGATATGGTTGTAAGAAAGCGTGTGTACCAAGATGCGGTAGCTGCTGGTGCGAAAGCGGATGAAGATGAGCTAGAAGCACAGGTATTTGAGTTTACTCATACGAATGAAGATATTACAGGTGAACAGAAACAACAATTAACAGAGTTTGCACGTTTTTACATGACAATTACAGCGTACTTTAACAACATGGTAACAGAGCAAGATAAGAGAGCATATTACGAAGAAAGAGAACATGAATATATTAAGGCATCTGTTAGACATATATTAATTGGCTTTGAAGGACGTACAGAAGCTGAAGCTAAGACATTAGCTGATCAGCTGACACAACGTATTCGTCAAGGTGAAGATATGGCTGCTTTAGCAACAGAATTCACGGAAGACCCAGGTAGTAAAGAAACTGGTGGTTTATATGAGAATCAACCAGTTGGTTCATGGGTAGACGAATTCCGTCAAGCAGCAATTGATTTTGAGATTAATGTAGTGGGCGAGCCAGTAAAAACTGAATACGGTTATCATGTAATGCGCGTAGAAGACCGCAAGAAATATGAGTTTGCGGAAGTGGAAGCAATGCTAACTGACATTTTAGCTCAAGAGAAGTTTAAAGAAGTGGAAGGTCAATTTTATGACCGTGTGGAATTAACAAAATAA
- the spoVT gene encoding stage V sporulation protein T — MKATGIVRRIDDLGRVVIPKEIRRTLRIREGDPLEIFVDRDGGVILKKYSPIGELGDFAKEYVEALFESTGHIALISDRDHVIAVAGAAKKDYMDKEIGEIIESAMDQRKLGKESAAKEVELLKNYQETYTSYVIAPIISGGDPIGTLVLASQKETSKMGDLEVKLVETGAAFLAKQMEN; from the coding sequence ATGAAAGCAACAGGAATTGTAAGAAGAATTGACGACTTAGGTAGAGTGGTAATTCCAAAAGAAATCAGAAGAACATTACGTATCCGTGAAGGGGATCCTCTGGAAATTTTTGTTGACCGTGATGGCGGTGTGATACTGAAAAAATATTCTCCTATTGGCGAGTTAGGGGACTTTGCAAAGGAATATGTGGAAGCTTTATTCGAAAGTACGGGTCATATTGCTTTAATTAGTGACCGTGACCATGTTATAGCAGTTGCTGGAGCCGCTAAAAAAGATTACATGGACAAAGAAATTGGCGAGATTATTGAAAGCGCTATGGACCAAAGAAAATTAGGTAAAGAATCAGCGGCCAAGGAAGTTGAATTACTTAAGAATTACCAAGAAACATACACGTCTTACGTAATAGCACCAATTATTTCTGGGGGAGATCCAATTGGAACCTTGGTACTAGCTAGTCAAAAGGAAACAAGCAAAATGGGTGATTTAGAGGTAAAACTTGTAGAAACAGGCGCAGCATTTTTAGCGAAGCAAATGGAAAACTAG